From a region of the Janthinobacterium sp. 61 genome:
- a CDS encoding alpha/beta fold hydrolase → MATIMANGLSIAYESHGNPDDPCVLLVMGLGMQLIAWPADFVEGIVEQGFRVLRFDNRDSGLSSKMALGGKPYLPLAYVKNLIGWPLKTSYTLDDMADDALGLLTALRIAQAHVIGVSMGGMIAQVMAARAPQQVLSLTSIMSSSGRRGLPGPTRAARNALLQRPKRNASRAELMAHMAATVRVIGSPAYPVSEKLLYQRIEAALQRGSCPEGVARQMVAIAASGERTALLPSISCPALVIHGAADPLIPVACGIDTAALIPGARLEVIEGMGHDMPPQLIERLLALIDVHLQGKMAPQMRSQPA, encoded by the coding sequence ATGGCAACCATCATGGCGAACGGCCTCAGCATAGCGTATGAAAGCCACGGCAACCCGGACGATCCGTGCGTGCTGCTGGTCATGGGCCTGGGCATGCAACTGATCGCCTGGCCGGCGGACTTCGTCGAAGGCATCGTCGAGCAAGGGTTTCGGGTGCTGCGTTTCGACAACCGCGACAGCGGCCTGTCGAGCAAGATGGCGCTGGGAGGCAAGCCGTATCTGCCGCTCGCCTACGTGAAAAACCTCATCGGCTGGCCCCTGAAAACTTCCTACACCCTCGATGACATGGCGGACGATGCGCTGGGCTTGCTGACGGCCCTGCGTATTGCCCAGGCACACGTGATCGGCGTCTCGATGGGCGGCATGATCGCGCAAGTGATGGCGGCGCGCGCGCCGCAGCAGGTGCTGAGCCTGACCTCCATCATGTCGAGCAGCGGCCGGCGCGGCTTGCCCGGCCCCACGCGGGCGGCGCGCAACGCCTTGTTGCAACGTCCGAAGCGCAATGCCAGCCGCGCCGAATTGATGGCGCACATGGCCGCCACCGTGCGCGTCATCGGCAGTCCCGCCTATCCCGTCTCGGAAAAACTGCTGTACCAGCGCATCGAAGCGGCGCTGCAGCGGGGCAGTTGCCCGGAAGGCGTGGCGCGACAGATGGTGGCGATTGCCGCTTCGGGCGAACGCACGGCCTTGCTGCCGAGCATCAGCTGTCCGGCGCTGGTGATCCATGGCGCGGCCGACCCATTGATACCCGTCGCCTGCGGCATCGATACGGCGGCGCTGATCCCGGGCGCCCGGCTGGAAGTGATCGAGGGCATGGGGCACGATATGCCGCCCCAGCTGATCGAGCGCCTGCTCGCCTTGATCGATGTGCATCTGCAAGGTAAGATGGCGCCCCAGATGCGCTCCCAGCCAGCTTGA
- a CDS encoding hemin-degrading factor, producing the protein MKLSKLVLSLLGSLLIANATAAPATLAERWSTLRTEQPKLQIRDAARALGVSEAQLLATNIGKGVTRLQADGNQPREIMRAALDLGLVQAITRNENGVIETTGVASKFKQAGDKSEQADAKQDPETEARQRNIAGGYLGGQIDLRFHFEHWKYAFAVEQAGRDGKPTRSLQFFDANGTAVHKIYVRSAAGVAVYDKLVANFRMPQQSGELNVLTVAPKAAEKPDAEIDVKEFQLAWKDMTDVHQFAQIMREFHLTREQALRLAPAGVVERVTPQALRTLLENAAKDKVAIMVFLGNEGLTQIYSGKIEKTMAAGGFFNVLDPDFNLHIRDTALRSGWVVKRGGVTSVEFFDNDGTQVVSFFGVRERGKPQPQAWVDLADSLPKAK; encoded by the coding sequence ATGAAGTTATCCAAACTCGTTCTATCCCTGCTAGGCAGCCTGCTGATTGCAAACGCGACCGCGGCCCCAGCGACCCTGGCGGAACGCTGGTCCACCTTGCGCACGGAGCAGCCGAAGCTGCAGATCCGCGATGCGGCCCGTGCGCTGGGTGTGTCGGAAGCGCAATTGCTGGCAACCAACATCGGCAAAGGCGTCACGCGCCTGCAGGCCGATGGCAACCAGCCGCGCGAAATCATGCGCGCCGCGCTGGACCTGGGCCTCGTGCAAGCCATCACGCGCAATGAAAACGGCGTCATCGAAACGACGGGCGTCGCCAGCAAGTTCAAGCAGGCGGGCGACAAGTCGGAACAGGCCGATGCCAAGCAGGACCCGGAAACGGAAGCGCGCCAGCGCAATATCGCGGGCGGCTACCTGGGTGGTCAGATCGACCTGCGTTTCCACTTTGAACACTGGAAATATGCCTTTGCCGTGGAGCAAGCGGGCCGCGACGGCAAGCCCACCCGCAGCCTGCAATTTTTTGACGCCAACGGCACGGCCGTGCACAAGATTTATGTGCGCAGTGCCGCGGGCGTGGCCGTCTACGACAAGCTGGTGGCAAATTTCCGCATGCCCCAGCAAAGCGGGGAATTAAACGTGCTGACCGTGGCGCCGAAAGCGGCGGAAAAGCCCGATGCCGAGATCGACGTCAAGGAATTCCAGCTGGCCTGGAAAGACATGACGGACGTGCACCAGTTTGCGCAAATCATGCGTGAATTCCATTTGACGCGCGAACAGGCGCTGCGCCTGGCACCGGCCGGCGTGGTCGAGCGCGTGACGCCGCAAGCGCTGCGCACTCTGCTGGAAAACGCGGCCAAGGACAAGGTCGCCATCATGGTGTTCCTGGGCAATGAAGGCTTGACGCAGATCTACAGCGGCAAGATCGAGAAAACCATGGCCGCCGGCGGCTTCTTCAATGTACTGGACCCGGATTTCAACCTGCACATCCGCGACACGGCCCTGCGCAGCGGCTGGGTCGTCAAGCGTGGCGGCGTTACTTCCGTCGAATTCTTCGACAACGACGGCACGCAAGTGGTCTCCTTCTTCGGCGTGCGCGAGCGGGGCAAGCCGCAGCCGCAAGCGTGGGTGGATCTGGCCGATTCCTTGCCAAAAGCCAAGTAA
- a CDS encoding TonB-dependent hemoglobin/transferrin/lactoferrin family receptor gives MTTVLLQRSAAPVVPPVYLPNRRHNLVLRAALLGLFAAPLLPVAAQNAAINAGTAAQEPAKLPVFPEIVVNAKQDYERRAGTRTLVTADDLERRNVTEMGGIVRYLPLITAPAAASGSGSVWDGSGNSGYNIRGLEGNRVSLELDGIALPDAAPKPDGNTLNAFATGRDYFDPETFREVRIDSGTTAASGANPGLGGGVAFITKSPEDYLGEGQDHYVSYKYGRATADRSNAHTLTGAARIGDKLQGLAVYVHRDGEQTDSRGTTPVNPDDWHSNALLSKLVWTLPGEQKLDLTVDMFERKNKRDLRSKVSTYYPTGVQQDSTTRRTRVSLGHDVVLKDFALFDRLTSKVYLQNAKTDDKTQGVYTFGSPAQRSIDTSFKNDSIGVTSEAFKQLNADNALLYGVQLEQLKTGRPWREDRLIIATGQHQITNKNRMADMDTTKLALYVRDDLSFDLAGKKAVLTPGLRADYRKDAPKNLQRYAIGVPGAAKEVRKQSDTYFTPSLSLSVEVLPQMNAYATVTRGTRLPTAAERTGTYDSISYTGTGKGYAVLGNANLRKETSQAYELGLKGDVVKGLSMHASVYQTEYKNMIEYVMQEDDPVNYPTITQGLFRPENIGNARTWGAELTLRVELGAWAPAMQGYHVDLGTGVAKGRSFNTLTGDSGGLASVAPAKSALTFGYDHANELFGLALTAVHAGAKQAPNDLLTGTTAQRFTVPSYTIFDLSTYWNVHKNAKIVVGVYNLTDRKYWDYAAARSLSAGTTAASRAEIERYAKPGRNVAANLSVNF, from the coding sequence GCGTGCCGCCCTGCTGGGCCTGTTTGCCGCGCCCCTGCTGCCCGTCGCTGCGCAAAACGCCGCCATCAACGCGGGCACGGCGGCGCAGGAACCGGCCAAGCTGCCTGTCTTCCCGGAAATCGTCGTGAATGCCAAGCAGGACTATGAACGCCGCGCCGGTACCAGGACGCTCGTCACGGCGGACGACCTGGAGCGTCGCAATGTCACGGAAATGGGCGGCATCGTGCGCTACCTGCCTTTGATTACTGCGCCAGCGGCCGCCTCGGGCAGCGGCAGCGTGTGGGATGGTTCGGGTAATAGCGGTTACAACATTCGCGGCCTGGAAGGCAATCGGGTCAGCCTGGAGCTCGATGGCATTGCGCTGCCCGACGCGGCGCCCAAGCCGGACGGCAACACCCTCAACGCCTTCGCCACGGGCCGTGATTATTTTGACCCGGAAACGTTCCGCGAAGTGCGCATCGATTCGGGCACGACGGCCGCCAGCGGCGCCAATCCGGGCCTGGGCGGCGGCGTGGCCTTCATCACCAAGTCGCCCGAGGATTACCTGGGAGAGGGGCAGGATCATTATGTCTCCTATAAATACGGCCGCGCCACGGCCGATCGCAGCAATGCGCACACCCTGACGGGCGCCGCCAGGATCGGCGACAAGCTGCAGGGCCTGGCCGTCTACGTGCACCGCGATGGCGAGCAGACGGACAGCCGCGGCACCACGCCCGTCAACCCCGACGACTGGCATTCGAATGCCTTGCTGTCCAAGCTCGTGTGGACCTTGCCGGGTGAACAAAAGCTCGACTTGACGGTCGACATGTTCGAGCGCAAGAACAAGCGCGATCTGCGCAGCAAGGTCAGCACATATTATCCGACAGGCGTGCAGCAGGATTCCACCACCAGGCGCACGCGTGTCAGCCTGGGTCACGATGTGGTGCTCAAGGATTTCGCCCTGTTCGACCGCCTGACGTCGAAAGTGTATCTGCAGAATGCGAAAACCGATGACAAGACGCAAGGCGTCTACACCTTTGGCAGCCCGGCGCAGCGCTCGATCGACACCAGCTTCAAGAACGACAGCATCGGCGTCACGTCCGAAGCGTTCAAGCAGCTTAACGCCGACAACGCGCTGCTGTACGGCGTGCAGCTGGAACAGCTGAAAACGGGCCGTCCGTGGCGTGAAGACCGTCTCATCATCGCCACGGGCCAGCATCAGATCACCAACAAGAACCGCATGGCCGACATGGACACGACCAAGCTGGCCCTGTACGTGCGCGACGACCTCAGCTTTGATCTTGCTGGCAAGAAAGCCGTGCTGACGCCGGGCTTGCGTGCCGACTACCGCAAGGACGCACCGAAAAACCTGCAACGCTACGCCATCGGTGTACCGGGCGCAGCCAAGGAAGTGCGCAAGCAGAGCGACACCTATTTCACGCCCAGCCTGAGCCTGTCCGTGGAAGTCTTGCCGCAAATGAATGCCTACGCCACCGTGACGCGCGGCACGCGCCTGCCGACGGCGGCCGAACGCACGGGTACCTATGATTCCATCAGCTATACGGGCACGGGCAAGGGTTATGCCGTGCTGGGCAATGCGAATTTGCGCAAGGAAACCAGCCAGGCCTATGAACTGGGCTTGAAGGGCGACGTCGTCAAGGGCTTGAGCATGCACGCCTCCGTCTACCAGACGGAATACAAAAACATGATCGAGTATGTGATGCAGGAAGATGACCCGGTCAACTATCCCACCATCACCCAGGGCCTGTTCCGCCCTGAAAACATCGGCAATGCGCGCACCTGGGGCGCCGAGCTGACCTTGCGCGTGGAGCTGGGCGCCTGGGCGCCAGCCATGCAGGGTTACCACGTCGACCTGGGCACGGGCGTGGCCAAGGGCCGCTCCTTCAATACCCTGACGGGCGACAGCGGCGGCCTGGCCTCGGTGGCGCCGGCCAAGTCGGCCTTGACCTTCGGCTACGACCATGCGAACGAGCTGTTCGGCTTGGCCCTGACGGCCGTGCATGCGGGCGCAAAACAGGCGCCGAATGACTTGCTGACGGGCACGACCGCGCAGCGTTTCACCGTGCCGTCGTACACCATCTTCGACTTGTCGACTTACTGGAACGTGCACAAGAACGCGAAGATCGTCGTTGGCGTGTACAACTTGACGGATCGCAAGTACTGGGATTACGCCGCTGCGCGCAGCCTGTCCGCCGGCACCACGGCCGCCAGCCGCGCCGAGATCGAGCGCTACGCCAAGCCTGGCCGCAACGTCGCCGCCAACCTCAGCGTCAATTTCTGA
- the ldcA gene encoding muramoyltetrapeptide carboxypeptidase has protein sequence MKTPEIGIAIVAPGGCAPDEAAVARGIARLQAQGATVHSYYDPEHTFQRFGGTDAGRLAQLNAAAADPDVQVVIALRGSYGISRILPDIDFSAMAASGKLFVGYSDFTAFHMGLLARTGRASFAGPMLCDDFTRDEPEQFTLDQLWSCLAGPTHTITGTAAGNPQVELQGKLWGGNLAMLVHLLGTPYFPEIDGGILFLEDVNEHPYRVERMLLQLLHAGVLQRQHAIVLGDFSAYKLSPMDKGYDFDAMLAYVRERLPVPVLTGLEFGHIRRRVTLPFGGHARLQSDASGFSLTVTDYPTLARL, from the coding sequence TTGAAGACACCTGAGATTGGCATCGCCATTGTGGCGCCGGGCGGTTGCGCGCCCGATGAAGCGGCCGTGGCGCGCGGCATCGCCCGCTTGCAGGCACAAGGGGCCACCGTCCACAGTTACTACGACCCCGAACACACATTCCAGCGCTTCGGTGGCACAGATGCGGGCCGCCTGGCGCAGCTGAACGCGGCGGCCGCGGACCCGGACGTGCAGGTGGTGATCGCGTTGCGCGGCAGTTACGGTATCAGCCGCATCCTGCCCGACATCGACTTTAGCGCCATGGCCGCCAGTGGCAAGCTGTTTGTCGGCTACAGCGACTTCACGGCTTTCCACATGGGCTTATTGGCCAGGACGGGCCGTGCCAGCTTCGCCGGCCCCATGCTCTGCGACGATTTTACCCGCGACGAGCCAGAGCAATTTACGCTCGATCAACTGTGGTCGTGCCTGGCCGGCCCCACGCATACGATCACGGGCACGGCGGCGGGCAATCCGCAGGTCGAGCTGCAAGGCAAGTTGTGGGGCGGCAACCTGGCCATGCTGGTGCATTTGCTGGGCACGCCGTATTTCCCGGAGATCGACGGCGGCATCCTGTTCCTGGAAGACGTCAACGAACACCCGTACCGGGTCGAGCGCATGCTGCTGCAATTGCTGCACGCGGGCGTGCTCCAGCGCCAGCATGCGATCGTGCTCGGTGATTTTTCCGCCTATAAACTGAGCCCCATGGATAAGGGCTACGATTTCGACGCCATGCTGGCCTACGTGCGCGAGCGTCTGCCCGTGCCCGTGCTGACGGGACTCGAATTCGGCCACATCCGCCGCCGCGTCACCTTGCCGTTCGGTGGCCACGCGCGGCTGCAGTCGGATGCGTCCGGTTTCAGCCTGACGGTGACCGATTACCCCACCTTGGCGCGCCTCTGA
- a CDS encoding DUF418 domain-containing protein, whose protein sequence is MTAKPGRLLQLDVLRGIAVFGILLVNIWGFAWGTISLRYGTLPAQPPVLDQLTIFAVAALAQFKFYPIFAFLFGAGFALQTRSLKRQLGSWEAAQTAYRRRLRWLLAFGLLHGFCIWSGDVLTSYAVAGMLILPLASVRLSRVRNRAWLVAAGFLLFLCLLIPVGQQGGAPDIARDLQDFADRYAIYTQGGAWAVARLRANDFLVSLLYAAVMLPHIIVLFLLGILSVRFGWLTQPQRHQRLWRRVCAVGLGVGLPFSLLAAGAIAWQVADPYQTVFDTALFEVGLFAGGPVLAAGYVAALMLAGPFMLRWLGAWLAPVGRMALSNYLLQSLIGTWLLQGPGLGWGARLRPAEMLGLAVVIMAGQVLFSRYWLQYFRQGPMEALWRRLARLP, encoded by the coding sequence GTGACCGCCAAGCCCGGCAGGTTGCTGCAGCTCGATGTGCTGCGCGGCATCGCCGTGTTTGGCATCTTGCTGGTGAATATCTGGGGCTTTGCCTGGGGCACGATTTCCTTGCGCTACGGCACCTTGCCGGCGCAGCCGCCCGTGCTGGACCAGCTCACCATCTTCGCGGTGGCGGCGCTGGCGCAATTCAAGTTTTATCCCATCTTTGCCTTTTTGTTTGGCGCCGGCTTTGCCCTGCAGACGCGTTCCCTGAAACGCCAGCTGGGCAGCTGGGAGGCGGCGCAAACAGCTTATCGACGCCGTTTGCGCTGGCTGCTGGCATTCGGCCTGCTGCACGGTTTCTGCATCTGGAGCGGCGACGTGCTGACTTCGTATGCCGTCGCCGGCATGCTGATCCTGCCGCTGGCGTCAGTCAGGCTCAGCCGCGTGCGCAACCGCGCCTGGCTGGTGGCCGCCGGCTTCCTGCTATTCCTGTGCCTGTTGATTCCCGTGGGCCAGCAGGGCGGCGCGCCGGATATCGCGCGCGACCTGCAAGACTTTGCGGACCGCTATGCCATCTACACGCAAGGTGGCGCGTGGGCCGTGGCCAGGCTGCGCGCCAACGATTTTCTCGTCTCCTTGCTGTACGCCGCTGTCATGCTGCCGCATATTATCGTGCTGTTCTTGCTGGGCATCTTGTCCGTGCGTTTCGGTTGGCTGACGCAGCCGCAGCGCCACCAGCGCCTGTGGCGCCGCGTGTGTGCCGTCGGACTGGGCGTGGGTTTGCCGTTCAGCCTGCTGGCGGCGGGCGCCATCGCGTGGCAAGTGGCTGATCCGTATCAAACCGTTTTCGATACGGCCCTGTTCGAAGTGGGCCTGTTCGCGGGTGGCCCTGTGCTGGCGGCCGGCTATGTGGCGGCGCTGATGCTGGCCGGCCCCTTCATGCTGCGCTGGCTGGGCGCGTGGCTGGCGCCCGTGGGACGCATGGCGCTGAGCAATTATTTGCTGCAATCCTTGATCGGTACCTGGCTGCTGCAGGGACCGGGCCTGGGATGGGGCGCCCGTTTGCGTCCCGCCGAGATGCTGGGACTGGCGGTAGTGATCATGGCGGGGCAGGTGCTGTTCAGCCGTTACTGGCTGCAATACTTCCGCCAGGGACCGATGGAGGCGCTGTGGCGCAGGCTGGCGCGCCTGCCTTAA